CAGATATCGCCCTCGATGCTGCTGCTAAGTTGGCCGATCAGTACATTTCGGATCGCTTCTTACCCGATAAAGCCATCGATTTAATTGATGAGGCCGCCTCGCGGGTGCGCTTGATCAATTCCCAATTGCCTCCAGCCGCCCGAGAACTGGATCAAGAGCTGCGGCGAGTTTTGCGAGATAAGGATGCGGCTGTCCGTGCCCAAGATTTCGACAAAGCGGGTGAACTGCGGGATCGGGAAATGGAAATCAAACAGCAGATCCGCGCCATTGCTGCTGCCAAAAAAGCGGAAGAAAACAACCGCGACGAAATGCCGGAGGTGACGGAAGAGGACATTGCCCAAGTGGTGAGTGCCTGGACAGGGGTGCCAGTGGCGAAGCTAACCGAAACGGAATCGGTGAAGCTGCTACACATGGAAGATACTCTACACCAGCGCATTATTGGCCAAGAGGAGGCGGTACGAGCCATTTCGCGGGCCATCCGTCGTGCCCGTGTTGGGCTGAAGAACCCCAACCGTCCGATTGCCAGCTTCATCTTCTCGGGCCCCACCGGGGTGGGTAAAACCGAGCTCACCAAAGCCTTGGCAGCCTATTTCTTCGGATCTGAGTCGGCCATGATCCGGCTGGATATGTCGGAATACATGGAACGGCACACCGTTAGCAAATTGATCGGATCCCCGCCAGGCTACGTCGGCTACAACGAGGGCGGTCAACTAACGGAGGCGGTTCGCCGTCGTCCCTACACTGTGGTGCTCTTCGACGAAATTGAAAAAGCCCACCCGGATGTGTTCAACTTGTTGTTGCAAATCCTGGAGGATGGCCGCCTGACGGATGCCAAGGGCCGCACGGTGGACTTTAAGAACACCTTGCTGGTGATGACCTCCAACATTGGCTCTAAGGTGATCGAGAAAGGTGGGGGCAGTTTGGGCTTCGAGTTCAACAGCAACGACGAAGATGCCAACTACAACCGCATCCGCAACTTGGTAAACGAGGAGTTGAAGCAATATTTCCGCCCTGAGTTCCTCAACCGTTTGGATGAGATCATCGTCTTCCGGCAACTGAACAAAGATGAGGTGAAGCAAATTGCCGATATCCTTCTCAAGGAAGTATTCGACCGCATGACGGAGAAGAAGATCCGCCTCACGGTCAGCGATCGCTTCAAAGAGTTGGTGGTGGATGAAGGGTACAACCCCAGCTACGGGGCACGTCCTTTGCGCCGCGCCATTCAACGCCTCTTGGAGGATATCTTGGCGGAGGAGATCCTAACCGGGCGTGTGAAGGAAGGCGCTGAGGCGATCATCGATGTAGATGATGATCGCAAGCCGAAGGTGCTGATCACTGAGCCAGAGCGAGTCCTGTTGCCGCAAGGAGCAGAATAACCCCTGAGCTGTATTGGGTCTTACTCTCTCCAATCCCAGGGATCCGTTTGGCCGGTATTGCTGCGGATCCCTTTCTTGTCCCCAATTTGTGTCTTTGGTCTTTGATTCCCCCATAGGAGAACTTTGGTATGGTGCAATCAACCTACTACTACAGTGGTGGTGCCCCGGTCCGTACCCCTCCCCCTGATTTGGCTTCGTTGCTGTTGCAGGAGCGGATTGTTTATCTTGGCTTGCCCTTGGCTGAGGAGGCCAATGCCAATGTCACGAAGTTGATTGTCGAACAACTGCTCTACTTGCAGTATGAGGATCGGGAGAAACCGATCAAGATGTACATCAACTCCACCGGCACCTACAGCTATGACACGGCGGCTTTTGCCATTTTGGACACGATGAATTATATCAAGCCCCCGGTGCATACGATTTGCATTGGCAATGCCATTGGGATGTCGGCCATGTTGCTGGCAGCAGGTGCGAAAGGATTCCGGGCCAGTTTGCCCAATGCCACGATTGTGTTGCACCAGCCCTATGGGGGCACCCGTGGTCAAGCTAGCGACATCGAAATCCGCACCAAAGAAGTGTTGACCATACGCAACATGATGCTGGAGCAACTGGCCCGCAGTACGGGACAACCGCTGGAACGGATCAAACGGGATACGGAGCGGCTGTTCTTCATGACCCCAGAAGAAGCCAAGGCCTACGGTTTGATCGACCAGGTACTAGTCAGTGCCAAGTCTGCACCCGCTTTGGCATCAGCCAAAAGTTAAGGGAGGGATCCAAAAATGATACGGGTGCTTGGTCAGCGATTCACAGCCATTCTGTCTCTGGAGCCTGATTCAGAGCAAGACATCAGTAAAAGGGGGAACGAATTGGGTTAGGGCTTTGGTTATTCCAGGCTTTGCTCTGATTGCTGAACAGATTTTGCAAGCCTAGAGAGGAAAGGACAATGGTTCAAACACCAGCACAGCCACTAACAGTTGAGGAGTACTTAGCGATTCAAAATGGGTCGTATGAAGGGCGAGTTGAGGTGGAGGATGGATACATTCGGGAAATGCCAACAGAAGATCGAATTAACACTCGGATAGCTTTTGCCCTTTCCCTTCGTTTGGCTCAAATCCTTCCTCCTGCTCAACTCTCTGTGGGTCATGTGGAAGTTGAGATTCCGTCAGCTAAAGCCCAATTTCGCAATCCAGATGTCATGGTTTTGGATCCGGCCCATGTGCACCTGCTGGGAGATGGCCGCGGAACGATTCGGTTACACATGCCGCCGCCGTTACTGGTGGTAGAGGTTGTTTCGCCCGGCAAGGAGAATGAACAGCGAGATTATCAAGATAAGCGCAAAGAGTATGCTGCCCGTGGCATTCCAGAATATTGGATTGTGGATCCACAGAGGCAATCTATCTTATTGCTGAGGTGGGCAGATGGTCAATATCAAGAGGAGGAAAAAACCGGATCCCAACTTATTGTTTCTACCATTTTGCCGCAACTACATTTAACGGCGGAGCAAATCCTCAAAGCTGAGCCCTAAGAGCAGTTTTGTGGTTTCGAAAGAAAGATTCGTCAAGTTTTCTACCCAGTATCAAGGAGTTGGTTATGCCGATTGGAGTACCCCGTGTTCCATACCGTTTGCCGGGCGAACCCTATAGTCAGTGGATCAATTTGGATGATCGCTTGTATCAGGAACGGATCCTCTTTTTGGGTGAGGCAATTGATGATAATTTGGCCAACACAATTGTAGGGGTAATGCTGTACCTGAACTCCCAAGATCAGCAAAAGGATATTGTCATGTACATCAATTCTCCTGGGGGATCCGTCACGGCGGGCATGGCCATTTATGACACCATGAACCATATCAAGCCGGATATTGTTACCGTCTGTGTCGGTCAGGCAGCCTCGATGGGAGCCTTTTTGCTGGCAGCAGGGACGAAGGGGAAACGCTTTGCTTTGCCCCACTCCCGCATCATGATCCATCAGCCCTCGATTGGTACCATTCAAGGCCAGGCCAGTGACATCGAAATTCGTGCCCGTGAGACCCTGCGGGTGAAAAAACGTATGAACGAGATCTTGGCCCAAACCACTGGCCAACCCCTGGAGAAAATTGAGCGGGATGTGGAGCGGGACTTCTACCTCTCAGCCACAGAAGCACAAGCCTACGGTTTGGTAGATCGGGTGATCGAGGATCGCTCTGAGGCATTAGCCAGCTAGTGCATTGTTGAAGCTCCCCGCTAACTGAACTGAAGAGAGATAGGCTGAGTATGATAGGGATCCAGAAGTTGGATCCCTGTCTTGTATCTGTCTTGTATCTGTCTTGTATACAGCCTGGGCGTGAGGTGATCCCAATTGCAAACACAATATTTTTTAGCCCACTCTTTGGCACCTTATGACGGATCCCACCCAACAGTTTCAACACCAGCTTGAGGCATTAAAGGTAGCTTACCAAGAGCAATTGCCCGGTAAAATCCAGCAACTGGGACATCTCTGGCAGCAGTACAAACAGGGAGCTCCAGATTTGACCCGATTCCGAGACTTTTACCGTGCTGCACATACTTTGGCCGGTTCGAGTGGGATATATGGATATGATGATGTTGGCCGTGCCGCCCGCCACCTGGAACACCTCTGTAAGCCCTGGGTAGAAGCTGCCAATCTGCCGGATCCCGATACCCTACAGGCGATTGAACTGGGCTTGGAACACCTGCAACATCAACCTGTAGAACCTACCAGAGAATTAGAATTAGGGACGGTCGAGCCAACCCCCATCTATTGGATAATCCAGGCGGAACAGGATCCCTTGGACTTGGCCAATACCCTGACCCGCCAAGGCTATCAGGTGATGGTCTGTTCTTCCCCGGCGGAGTTGCAGTCACAACTGCCCACTCTCCCCGCCCACTCATCCCCCATAGATGGGATCCTCCCCACAACAAGTGAACAAACGGATACCCCGGTCAATCGAGTCCTAGTGGTGGATGACGATGAGGATATCAATCGGTTGCTTTGCCAATGGTTAGGGGCGGCAGGGTTTCAGGTACAAGGGGTTGTCAGTGGTGAAGTGGCGTTGACCTACTTGCAACCCAATCCCCCAGCAAATGACCGCTCCTCTTTTCTGCCGGATTTGGTCTTTTTGGATGTGCTGATGCCCGGCATCAGTGGCTTGCAGGTACTCCAACACATTCGTCAGCAGCAGTGGGATATGGCGGTAATCATGACTACTGCCTTTGGCTCAGAGCAGGTCGCTATCGATGCCTTGCGACAGGGGGCAGACGACTATTTGCGTAAACCCTTCGATCCACAAGAGTTCCAGACGGTGTTACAACGCACCATCGCCCGCGTGGAATTACGCCGCCAAAACGCCGCCCTACGCAGACAACTGCAAATTGAATTGGCTCGCGCTGCTGAGATCCAGCAGGAACTGTTGCCCCGCACCATACCGGAATTGCCGGGGTTTGATCTGGCGGCCCGTTGCCTGTCGGCCCGAGAGGTTGGGGGAGATTTTTATGATTGGCAAGTACCGGCTCCCGATTTGTTTAACCTTGTGTTGGGAGATGTTATGGGTAAGGGGTTACCCGCTGCTTTGATGATGGCAACGGTGCGGGCTGCGATCCGAGCTTTAGCACGACAAACTTCCCCCTTAATCAACATTCAATATACTGCCAACGCTTTGGAGTCGGATTTAATTCGCTCCGAAAGCTTCGTTACTCTATTTCATGCACAATTGTATATCCCGCAACGTCGACTCACCTTTGTGGATGGGGGTCATGGCCATGCCCTCATGTTGCGCCAAACGGGTCAAATTGAGGAGCTGCACCCTCGCGGAATGCCTCTGGGATCCTTTTTTGGGGATGCCTACGAACAGGGGGTAATCTATTTTCAGCCAGGGGATGCCTTGTTGCTTTTTAGTGATGGATTGTTAGAGGCCCGGCCTGATTTGTCGAAGGATCGCTCACCATTATTGAAGCCTTTATTAGATCATGCTTCTGCAACAGAACTGATGGAATATACGCTCAAGTTGGCACTTCAGGAATTTGCTGATCATCAAACGGACGACCTGACAGTGCTGGTGTTGCGCTGTCAAGCCTAAAGGAAATCGAGTAACCCGCTTCTGGCGCGAGAAAAAGGGATCCCCTCCCGCGTGAACGGTTAGGATCAAAACAGCAAGCAACCGAGCTCCGACTGGATGAACCAACGAAGCTGGATGGTAACAACAAGCTTACTGGCTCTCCTCAGTGGTCAGTGGGATGTGGCTTTGGCTTTGCCTCCGGCTGCTGAAATCCCAGAAGAGGTGTTGCGGGCACAACCCGATTTACGGGCTCGTTCACCCGTTGATAACCAACCCCTGTCGCCTACGGAGCTCCTAGCTTTACAAGAGGCTTTGGCCGCCCAAGATCCAGAGGGAGCGGTCTCTCCAGAGGTGGAACAGTTGATCTTTTTATTGAAGCTGCGCAAAGGCTTTCGAGATGTGTTTCCCTTTTTGTTTTGATGAGCACTAGATGAGCACTGAGGGTGGCCACCTGCAGCATCTCAAAACACTCAAAACAGTGAAATAGCCTAGCTAGCAAAAGCAGAAATGGATGTCTCGCTCAGCGCAAGGTGATAAGTAGCGAACTTCTCGTTTGACCAACTTGTTCAGCAAAATCTCCAAAGCATTTAGATCTGACTCTGTACAAGGGTAATTACGGAGAAGATTGTAGATGACAGCCTCTTGCTCCGGTGACAGTGTACCTGAATTTAATGCGTCTTCAACAATAGCTGGGATAATCATGAAAAAATGTCTTGAAACCATGGACTTCTTTACTATCGCTTTGAACACGGAACCCTTGCCTCCGCCGATGTGCTGAAGTCTCTACGCCAATTGCAGAGCTGCACCCGCTCAGTTGAGATGCTCAGTTGAGAAACCCAGCTAGCAAAATTACCGCCGCTCCTACGGTAAGGAACGCTGGCCCATCCAGAGGTTTTTGGCAACAATACAAACAGCCGTGGGTAGCCCCTTACCCATGAATCTGGGTGGATCCCTCTCGCAAACCTTGTTACTCCTGTTCACAGCTCTTAGGGCGCGTTCTGAGGCGAAGCATGAAGCATTTCAACGGAATCAGCTTAATGATGGCTGTCCTGGTGGGCGGCTGGATGAGTGGTCAACTTTTGCATCAAGGCAACTTTGTTGCCGCTCAGTCAGCTTTCGAGACGGTTGCCTTGCCCCAATTACCCGTGGGTGTGGATCAAGCGGTGTTTAATCGCCCGGTAGCTCGCTTTGATCCCAACCGGCCCTCTGAGCTGGTGATTATCAACCGGACGGGATTGCCTTTGGAGTATGGCTTTACGGATCCGCGGCGGGCTGTGTTCGAATTTCCTCCAGAAGAAACCTTGCGCCTGAGCAACTACCGGATCCCCAACTGCATGGCCATCAACACTCCCATGTTGGCTCCCGTGCAATATCTGGTGAGCGTGGATCCCATGAATGTGATCACCGTAGAAGTGCGTCTGGTGAATGATGTCTCCGGCGATCATTGCCTGGATTTGCAAGCCACAGGGGCGATTTTTGTGAACTGATTGGGTTGAGCCGGTCAAAACGGATCCCTTCACACCATTTTCACGGCTGCTTTCTATACTTTGCAAAGATGGACGCGGGATCCCGCACGGCAGATGGCAGCTGACTTTGCTCAAGTCTGACGCTGAGGTTGAGCCAATAGGAGGGTCAATCCGTGGATCAGGCGTATCGACAGGAGAAGGCTCCCATGACAGGATGCGAACAGGATGATCGAGGTCGATGTCCTAACAGCCCCTGCGCCCGTCATCTGTGTGGTCTATCTGTTCTTTATCTTTTCTTTTGGATGGTCTCATGAGCGATAACTCTCATTCCTGGTTTCCCCGTGCCTTGGTGATTGGCGCTGCGGTTGTGGGGTTGTCGGGCCTCCCGGTGAGGGCCCAGCAAATTACGGATCCCAGCCCAGCTCAAGCAGCCACCAATGTAGAACCGGGATCCCCCATTTCGGCTTCTTTTCGAACCCAAGACGGTGTTAGTGTACGCCCGGAAACGGTGAGGGTTTTTGTCGATGGTCAAGATGTGACCTCCCAATCCGTGATCACCAAGGATTTCTTCACCTACCGTCCGGCTCAACCCCTACCTGCCGGTCGTCGGGAGGTTCTGCTGGAGTTCACCAATACCCAAGGGGTAACCCGTCGCGTCACCTGGAGCTTTAATGTCGGTAGCCCGATTCGCGCCTCCATCGATTCGGTAGATCACAACGCAGGCAACCGCCCCTTGGCTGCTGGTGAGATCCTTCTGGTGACGGTACAAGGTACTCCCTCCAGCCGCGTCACGGTTTACTTGGTGCAGGATGGTCGGCAAGTGCAAACCCTGCAAGCCCAAGAGGTTTCTAGCGGTACCTACGTGGTGAATGCGTTGATCGAGGCGAAAGATACCACCCGTGAGGGGATCGTCGTCGCTCGCTTGGAAAATAGCGGTCAGGTACGCTTCATGACGGCAGAGCAACCGGCCCGATTGATCGAAGGAGCTACCGGCGGTGTTCAGCGTCTCACCACCCAAGAGGTCTCAGCTACAGTGAGCACCCCTGCCAGCAGTCCCCTCTTGCCTCAGGTTACCAATGTGCGGGATGGAGATCGGGTTTCTGGGTCTTCGTTTACCCTGCAAGGGACTACAGCTCCCAATGCTTCGGTACGGGTCAATGTGACGGCTTCCACCTCTTTGGGCGGCATCATCAGTGCCCAACAGACCGTGGCCAACCAAACCGTACAAGCAGATGCTCAAGGTCGTTTCACGGTCACCGTTCGACCTCCTATTCCAGCTTCCGGCACGGTGTATCAGGTGAACCTCTCAGCCACCTCCGGCAGCCAAACCAGCCCAACGGTAACCTTACGACTCACCCAACAGTAGGTTGGCTCAGCTCCCTTCCATGACTCTGACAGTCTGGGAGTTCTGAACTCTGGTTCCACTCAAATCAGGTCCTCAATCGGAATCGGGTTGGGGGCTTTTTTCTGTCTCTGTGGTATCATCGGATGCCTGTCTTTCTAGAGCAGAAGGGGACTGCAGTTGCCAGCGCCACAGGAT
The DNA window shown above is from Thermostichus vulcanus str. 'Rupite' and carries:
- a CDS encoding ATP-dependent Clp protease proteolytic subunit; translation: MPIGVPRVPYRLPGEPYSQWINLDDRLYQERILFLGEAIDDNLANTIVGVMLYLNSQDQQKDIVMYINSPGGSVTAGMAIYDTMNHIKPDIVTVCVGQAASMGAFLLAAGTKGKRFALPHSRIMIHQPSIGTIQGQASDIEIRARETLRVKKRMNEILAQTTGQPLEKIERDVERDFYLSATEAQAYGLVDRVIEDRSEALAS
- a CDS encoding Uma2 family endonuclease — encoded protein: MVQTPAQPLTVEEYLAIQNGSYEGRVEVEDGYIREMPTEDRINTRIAFALSLRLAQILPPAQLSVGHVEVEIPSAKAQFRNPDVMVLDPAHVHLLGDGRGTIRLHMPPPLLVVEVVSPGKENEQRDYQDKRKEYAARGIPEYWIVDPQRQSILLLRWADGQYQEEEKTGSQLIVSTILPQLHLTAEQILKAEP
- a CDS encoding PP2C family protein-serine/threonine phosphatase, which gives rise to MTDPTQQFQHQLEALKVAYQEQLPGKIQQLGHLWQQYKQGAPDLTRFRDFYRAAHTLAGSSGIYGYDDVGRAARHLEHLCKPWVEAANLPDPDTLQAIELGLEHLQHQPVEPTRELELGTVEPTPIYWIIQAEQDPLDLANTLTRQGYQVMVCSSPAELQSQLPTLPAHSSPIDGILPTTSEQTDTPVNRVLVVDDDEDINRLLCQWLGAAGFQVQGVVSGEVALTYLQPNPPANDRSSFLPDLVFLDVLMPGISGLQVLQHIRQQQWDMAVIMTTAFGSEQVAIDALRQGADDYLRKPFDPQEFQTVLQRTIARVELRRQNAALRRQLQIELARAAEIQQELLPRTIPELPGFDLAARCLSAREVGGDFYDWQVPAPDLFNLVLGDVMGKGLPAALMMATVRAAIRALARQTSPLINIQYTANALESDLIRSESFVTLFHAQLYIPQRRLTFVDGGHGHALMLRQTGQIEELHPRGMPLGSFFGDAYEQGVIYFQPGDALLLFSDGLLEARPDLSKDRSPLLKPLLDHASATELMEYTLKLALQEFADHQTDDLTVLVLRCQA
- a CDS encoding ATP-dependent Clp protease ATP-binding subunit, producing the protein MFERFTEKAIKVIMLAQEEARRLGHNFVGTEQILLGLIGEGTGVAAKVLKSMGVNLKDARIEVEKIIGRGSGFVAVEIPFTPRAKRVLELSLEEARQLGHNYIGTEHLLLGLIREGEGVAARVLENLGVDLSKVRTQVIRMLGETAEVTTGGGSQGRTKTPTLDEFGSNLTQLAQEGKLDPVVGRMREIERVIQILGRRTKNNPVLIGEPGVGKTAIAEGLAQRIVQGDVPDILAEKRVVSLDIGLLVAGTKYRGEFEERLKKIMDEIRGAGNVILVIDEVHTLIGAGAAEGAIDAANILKPALARGELQCIGATTLDEYRKHIERDAALERRFQPIMVGEPTVSETIEILFGLRERYEQHHKLKISDIALDAAAKLADQYISDRFLPDKAIDLIDEAASRVRLINSQLPPAARELDQELRRVLRDKDAAVRAQDFDKAGELRDREMEIKQQIRAIAAAKKAEENNRDEMPEVTEEDIAQVVSAWTGVPVAKLTETESVKLLHMEDTLHQRIIGQEEAVRAISRAIRRARVGLKNPNRPIASFIFSGPTGVGKTELTKALAAYFFGSESAMIRLDMSEYMERHTVSKLIGSPPGYVGYNEGGQLTEAVRRRPYTVVLFDEIEKAHPDVFNLLLQILEDGRLTDAKGRTVDFKNTLLVMTSNIGSKVIEKGGGSLGFEFNSNDEDANYNRIRNLVNEELKQYFRPEFLNRLDEIIVFRQLNKDEVKQIADILLKEVFDRMTEKKIRLTVSDRFKELVVDEGYNPSYGARPLRRAIQRLLEDILAEEILTGRVKEGAEAIIDVDDDRKPKVLITEPERVLLPQGAE
- a CDS encoding ATP-dependent Clp protease proteolytic subunit, yielding MVQSTYYYSGGAPVRTPPPDLASLLLQERIVYLGLPLAEEANANVTKLIVEQLLYLQYEDREKPIKMYINSTGTYSYDTAAFAILDTMNYIKPPVHTICIGNAIGMSAMLLAAGAKGFRASLPNATIVLHQPYGGTRGQASDIEIRTKEVLTIRNMMLEQLARSTGQPLERIKRDTERLFFMTPEEAKAYGLIDQVLVSAKSAPALASAKS